A DNA window from Oceanotoga teriensis contains the following coding sequences:
- a CDS encoding DpnI domain-containing protein, which translates to MENKLNINLANNYKNNSQKIRIITENWVEKNIFCPKCGNNLKKFKNNKPVADFYCKNCKEEFELKSKGGKSFGKKITSGSYKKMIERINSLNNPNFIFLLYDKKDYIIEEIFIIPKKFFVSDIIEKRNKLKKTAKRSGWIGSNILIKNIPSISKVYYIKNYEFLEKTIIMNNWQNTNIIKKDNYNARGWLYDILNCINKVDKKFNLQDIYKFENELAKKHPNNKNIKAKIRQQLQILRDNNILKFLGDGNYEIYNQY; encoded by the coding sequence ATGGAAAATAAATTGAATATAAACTTAGCAAATAATTATAAAAATAATAGTCAAAAGATAAGAATAATTACAGAAAACTGGGTAGAAAAAAATATTTTTTGTCCCAAATGTGGAAATAATTTAAAAAAATTTAAAAATAATAAACCAGTAGCTGATTTTTATTGTAAAAATTGTAAAGAAGAATTTGAATTAAAATCAAAAGGCGGTAAAAGTTTTGGCAAAAAAATAACTTCTGGTTCTTATAAAAAAATGATTGAAAGAATAAACAGTCTAAATAATCCAAATTTTATTTTTCTATTATATGATAAAAAAGACTATATAATCGAAGAAATTTTTATAATTCCAAAAAAATTTTTCGTATCAGACATTATAGAAAAAAGAAATAAATTAAAAAAAACTGCTAAAAGATCTGGATGGATAGGAAGTAATATATTAATTAAAAATATACCCTCTATATCAAAAGTATATTATATAAAAAATTATGAATTTCTAGAAAAAACGATAATAATGAATAATTGGCAAAACACCAATATAATAAAAAAAGATAATTATAACGCAAGAGGTTGGCTATATGATATATTAAATTGTATTAATAAAGTTGATAAAAAATTTAATTTACAAGATATATATAAATTTGAAAATGAATTAGCTAAAAAACACCCAAATAATAAAAACATAAAAGCAAAGATAAGACAACAATTACAAATATTAAGAGATAATAACATTTTAAAATTTTTGGGTGATGGAAATTATGAAATATATAATCAATACTAA
- a CDS encoding sugar phosphorylase, giving the protein MQSNTLKEIKDIILSIYGDNSDYVYNSIKNKINSIKTKRNNFYKISNKDSVLITYADNIYTKNESCLKTLNKFSKEFIGNSINTIHILPFFPYSSDDGFSVIDYKKIDEKNGSWEDIKYLSENYRLMFDAVINHISKENYWFQEFLNENKIYSKYFIECENDEGLSKVVRPRTHSLLTEFKTSEGIKKIWTTFSEDQVDLNYKNPEVLLEIIDILIFYAKKGAKLLRLDAIGFLWKEKYTTCIHLNQTHLIIKLIRKIFEMTYKDVLIITETNVPHEDNIKYFGNGNNEAHMIYNFTLPPLILYTFFKQDSRVFLKWLKSIKSPSKYATYFNFLASHDGIGLRPLEGIIDDNDKKNLIEDIIRHNGFVSYKKNSDGSKSPYELNINLFSAFKDDDLDLSIRKFISAYAIACFMPGVPGIYIHSLLGSENFFDGVKKTGQYRSINREKLHYENLIIDLKNPKTLRYKIFHKMKKILSIRSNNIDFDPFVSMKVLDIDNETISFERNNSIKFILNISNKVKKYDTDKHFVNLIDEKNIENFVDLKPFEFVVLKK; this is encoded by the coding sequence GTGCAATCAAATACTTTAAAAGAAATTAAAGATATTATTTTATCTATTTATGGAGATAACTCTGATTATGTATATAATTCAATTAAAAATAAAATAAATTCTATAAAAACTAAAAGAAATAATTTTTATAAAATTTCAAATAAAGATTCAGTATTAATAACTTACGCAGATAATATATATACAAAAAATGAAAGTTGTTTGAAAACACTTAACAAATTTTCAAAAGAATTTATTGGAAATTCTATTAATACAATACATATACTTCCATTTTTCCCCTATTCTTCTGATGATGGATTTTCAGTAATAGATTATAAAAAAATAGATGAAAAAAATGGTTCATGGGAAGATATTAAATATTTATCAGAAAATTATAGATTAATGTTTGATGCTGTAATAAATCACATATCTAAAGAAAATTATTGGTTTCAAGAATTTCTTAATGAAAATAAGATATATTCAAAATACTTTATAGAATGTGAAAATGATGAAGGACTTTCAAAAGTTGTAAGACCCAGAACACATAGTTTATTAACAGAATTTAAAACATCGGAAGGTATTAAAAAAATATGGACTACTTTTAGTGAAGATCAAGTAGATTTGAATTATAAAAATCCAGAAGTATTACTTGAAATAATAGATATATTGATTTTTTATGCTAAAAAAGGTGCAAAATTATTAAGATTAGATGCAATTGGTTTTTTATGGAAAGAAAAATATACAACGTGTATTCATCTTAATCAAACTCATTTGATAATAAAATTAATAAGAAAAATTTTTGAAATGACTTATAAAGATGTATTAATAATAACAGAAACAAATGTACCACATGAAGATAATATAAAATATTTTGGTAATGGTAATAATGAAGCCCATATGATATATAATTTTACATTACCACCACTCATTTTATATACATTTTTTAAACAAGATAGTAGAGTCTTTTTAAAATGGCTTAAGTCTATTAAATCTCCTTCAAAGTATGCAACTTATTTTAATTTTCTTGCTTCACATGATGGAATTGGATTAAGACCTTTAGAAGGAATTATAGATGATAATGATAAAAAGAATTTAATCGAAGATATCATAAGACATAATGGTTTCGTTTCTTATAAGAAGAATTCTGACGGTTCAAAATCTCCTTATGAATTAAATATAAACCTTTTCAGTGCTTTTAAAGATGATGATCTTGATTTAAGTATAAGAAAATTCATTTCAGCTTATGCAATAGCTTGTTTTATGCCTGGAGTACCTGGAATATACATACATTCTTTATTAGGATCTGAAAATTTTTTTGATGGTGTTAAAAAAACTGGTCAATATAGATCTATAAATAGAGAAAAACTTCATTATGAAAATTTAATAATCGATTTAAAAAACCCAAAAACTCTAAGATATAAAATATTTCATAAAATGAAAAAAATATTATCTATCAGATCTAATAATATAGACTTTGACCCTTTTGTATCTATGAAAGTATTAGATATTGATAATGAAACTATATCTTTTGAAAGAAATAATAGTATAAAATTTATTTTAAATATTTCTAATAAAGTCAAAAAGTATGATACTGATAAACATTTTGTTAATTTGATAGATGAAAAAAATATTGAAAATTTTGTTGATTTAAAACCTTTTGAATTTGTTGTTTTAAAAAAATAA
- a CDS encoding MurR/RpiR family transcriptional regulator — MVINKIKGIYKSLTKTEKKAADYIIQRPDDAIHYSITELGNWSGVSETTIYRLVKKIGYEGYQEFKIDLVKELSSPSMEVNQDKDIFESYHSKVSLIIDTINRNLDKNLIEEIANRIDNSNKIIILAVGRSYPVALDISLKLNSLGYIANAFSDPHMQVIVGANLSSKDTVIAVSHSGFIRDVFKSTEVAKNAGAYTIAITSGVRSPLSSVADKVLYTVADAPNENEFKETRIGEMFIFDLIYNVLLKKRNLKQHFENINKVIKTKKFDK, encoded by the coding sequence ATGGTTATAAACAAAATAAAAGGAATATATAAATCCTTAACAAAAACTGAAAAAAAAGCTGCTGATTATATAATTCAAAGACCTGATGATGCTATACATTATAGTATTACAGAACTTGGAAATTGGTCTGGAGTTAGTGAAACCACTATATACAGGCTTGTTAAAAAAATCGGCTATGAAGGTTATCAAGAATTTAAAATTGACCTTGTAAAAGAATTGAGTTCACCAAGTATGGAAGTAAACCAAGATAAAGATATTTTTGAGAGTTATCATTCAAAAGTTTCTTTAATAATAGATACAATAAATAGAAATCTTGATAAAAATCTCATAGAAGAAATTGCAAATAGGATAGATAATAGTAATAAAATAATTATACTTGCTGTAGGTCGTTCATATCCAGTAGCTCTTGATATATCACTTAAATTAAATTCTTTAGGTTATATAGCAAATGCCTTTTCAGATCCACACATGCAAGTAATAGTTGGAGCAAATTTAAGTTCAAAAGATACAGTTATAGCAGTTAGTCATTCAGGATTTATAAGAGATGTTTTTAAATCAACAGAAGTTGCAAAAAATGCTGGTGCATATACTATAGCAATTACTTCTGGTGTAAGATCTCCTTTATCTTCTGTTGCTGATAAAGTACTTTATACTGTTGCCGATGCACCAAATGAAAATGAATTTAAAGAAACTAGAATAGGTGAAATGTTTATTTTTGATCTTATATATAATGTACTTTTAAAAAAGAGAAATCTTAAACAGCATTTTGAAAATATAAATAAAGTTATAAAAACAAAAAAATTTGATAAATAG
- a CDS encoding carbohydrate ABC transporter permease — MVKRKSILKSILFYLAIFALVIFVVYPFIWMLSVSFRYDSDAFDPGVIPKRPTINAYMELLGLKESIRDELSNEEKQLLDLVKDLPEEQQKPILDKIYSQRKKESFPFLRFFLNSLLIAGLSSLISVIISIFGAYAFSRIKFPGRGTIQKSVLLVYLFGGTILAVPLYQIFVKIGMTGNGYKGLVSLFVIYLVQTLPVSLYMLGNYFRTIPETIEEAAIIDGSSRIGIITKIIIPLSLPAIITVFIYAFMIGWNEYLFASIFIRPYPQFYTLPIGLNEIFYSDHAIWTKMMAASVMTSIPVIILFMTMEKYLVGGLTAGGVKE; from the coding sequence ATGGTAAAAAGAAAATCCATCTTAAAAAGTATTTTATTTTATCTTGCTATATTTGCATTAGTTATATTTGTAGTTTATCCTTTTATATGGATGCTTTCTGTATCTTTTAGATATGATTCAGATGCATTTGATCCTGGAGTAATTCCTAAAAGACCAACAATTAATGCTTATATGGAACTTTTGGGACTTAAAGAATCTATAAGAGATGAATTATCTAATGAAGAAAAACAATTGCTTGATCTTGTAAAAGATTTACCAGAAGAACAACAAAAACCCATATTAGATAAAATATATTCTCAAAGGAAAAAAGAGTCTTTTCCATTTTTAAGATTTTTTCTTAATAGTCTATTAATAGCAGGATTAAGCTCACTCATTAGTGTCATAATTTCTATCTTTGGGGCATATGCTTTTAGTAGGATAAAGTTCCCAGGTAGAGGCACTATTCAAAAATCAGTACTTCTTGTTTATCTGTTTGGTGGAACAATATTAGCTGTGCCTCTTTACCAAATATTTGTTAAAATAGGAATGACAGGAAATGGTTATAAAGGACTTGTTTCTCTTTTTGTAATATATCTTGTACAAACTTTACCTGTTTCACTTTATATGTTAGGAAATTATTTTAGAACAATACCTGAAACAATAGAAGAAGCCGCTATAATTGATGGAAGTTCAAGAATAGGAATAATAACAAAAATAATTATTCCTCTTTCATTGCCAGCTATAATAACAGTTTTTATATATGCTTTTATGATTGGTTGGAATGAGTATTTATTTGCCTCTATATTTATAAGACCTTATCCACAGTTTTATACGCTTCCTATAGGTTTGAATGAAATATTTTATTCAGATCATGCAATATGGACTAAAATGATGGCCGCATCTGTAATGACTTCTATACCTGTTATAATATTATTTATGACTATGGAAAAATATCTTGTTGGTGGCTTAACTGCTGGCGGAGTCAAAGAATAG
- a CDS encoding carbohydrate ABC transporter permease, with translation MAILDNYSPLKKKEAIFGWKLVSPTVILISLLILYPVFYNIYLSFFDVSLSLGENNKFVGFSNYINILKDITFWRSFGITLLFTFITVVGSILLGLGVALLMNKKFFGRTLVRSLLLLPYVTPLIAIVFSWKYVLLPIDGPLTKFLTLFGFSSGMDIINDPNNSFIVVSIFNIWRNFPFIYLMILSKLQSINDDYYEAAEIDGANSWQKFLHITLPELYFVIGSVALLRGIWNFYKFDEVYLMSKFANTLPIYIYEKAFTGIPQQGVAAAIATLLFLFMMSLIGIYVKKVLKW, from the coding sequence ATGGCAATTTTAGATAATTATTCCCCTCTAAAGAAAAAGGAAGCTATTTTTGGTTGGAAGCTCGTATCTCCAACTGTAATATTAATTTCTCTTTTAATACTTTATCCTGTATTTTATAATATATATCTTAGTTTTTTTGATGTTTCTCTTTCTTTAGGCGAAAATAATAAGTTCGTGGGATTTTCAAATTATATTAATATTCTTAAAGATATAACGTTTTGGAGATCTTTTGGAATTACATTATTATTTACTTTTATAACTGTTGTTGGAAGTATATTATTAGGGCTTGGTGTTGCTCTTTTGATGAATAAAAAATTTTTTGGTCGCACATTGGTAAGATCTTTATTATTATTACCTTATGTAACTCCATTAATTGCGATAGTTTTTTCTTGGAAATATGTTCTTTTACCAATCGATGGTCCTTTAACAAAATTTCTTACTCTTTTTGGATTTAGTTCTGGAATGGATATAATAAATGATCCTAATAATTCATTTATTGTTGTATCTATATTTAATATTTGGAGAAATTTTCCTTTTATTTATCTTATGATACTTTCAAAACTTCAATCTATAAATGACGATTATTATGAAGCTGCTGAAATTGATGGTGCAAATTCATGGCAAAAATTTTTACATATAACACTTCCTGAATTATATTTTGTTATTGGTTCTGTGGCACTTTTAAGAGGTATATGGAATTTTTATAAGTTTGATGAAGTTTATCTTATGTCAAAATTTGCCAATACATTACCTATATATATTTATGAAAAAGCCTTCACTGGAATTCCTCAACAAGGTGTGGCAGCCGCTATAGCTACTTTATTATTTTTATTTATGATGAGTTTGATAGGCATTTATGTCAAGAAGGTGTTAAAATGGTAA
- a CDS encoding ABC transporter substrate-binding protein, producing the protein MKKFYLLIMIFVLSISVMAELTFWTTETESNRQTRIKALATIYEAQTGIKVNVVPIEENDLMTQIPVAKNSGTLPDILEAGIEPLLLLASENFMDKDLNTKIVDSFGDIYPGAKKLLSDADGSSFAVPFHAWVQGLWYRKDWFEPRDLGNPYSWHNILTAAKALNDPAKGVYGIIIPKKANAFTQQVFTEIALANGARPMDAQGNLLFDSKEMIESFRFYKELGKYSKPGYTDVLDALKGYLSGETAMTFYSTYIMDDIAVEEVQKSRIDKFDADLVVHTGFANKMINIRPTSYGQMVGIGILNTSKDKSNSEDFIKFLMSPKNYVYWLHMAPGGMNPTRSSIAESDEFLDNPILQRYGKEKMAEIVAALNEVERFEFIDGKVLTDMSKLDANFVIGKAINYMFANDWSPQQTAAWAQTEAKRVLGK; encoded by the coding sequence ATGAAAAAGTTTTATTTATTAATCATGATTTTTGTTTTATCAATTTCTGTAATGGCTGAATTAACATTTTGGACAACAGAAACAGAATCAAATAGACAAACAAGAATTAAGGCTTTAGCTACTATTTATGAAGCTCAAACTGGAATTAAAGTTAATGTAGTTCCTATTGAAGAAAATGATCTTATGACTCAAATTCCAGTTGCAAAGAATTCTGGTACACTTCCAGATATTTTAGAAGCTGGTATTGAACCTTTACTTCTTCTTGCTTCTGAAAATTTCATGGATAAAGATTTGAACACAAAAATAGTGGATAGTTTTGGAGATATATATCCAGGCGCAAAAAAACTTTTAAGTGATGCTGATGGTTCTTCTTTTGCAGTACCTTTTCATGCCTGGGTACAAGGTTTATGGTATAGGAAAGATTGGTTTGAACCAAGAGATTTAGGTAATCCATATAGTTGGCATAACATTTTAACTGCTGCAAAAGCTTTAAATGATCCTGCAAAGGGTGTTTATGGAATAATAATTCCTAAAAAAGCTAATGCTTTTACACAACAAGTATTTACTGAAATAGCGCTTGCAAATGGAGCTAGACCAATGGATGCTCAAGGTAATCTTCTTTTTGATTCTAAAGAGATGATTGAATCTTTTAGATTTTATAAAGAATTAGGTAAATATTCTAAACCTGGTTATACAGATGTTCTTGATGCATTAAAAGGGTATCTTTCTGGAGAAACTGCAATGACTTTTTATTCAACTTATATCATGGATGATATTGCTGTTGAAGAAGTTCAAAAATCAAGAATTGATAAATTTGATGCCGATCTTGTGGTACATACAGGTTTTGCTAATAAAATGATTAATATTAGACCTACTTCTTATGGACAAATGGTAGGAATAGGTATTTTGAATACATCAAAAGACAAATCGAATTCAGAAGATTTTATTAAATTTTTAATGTCACCAAAAAATTATGTTTACTGGTTACATATGGCTCCTGGTGGAATGAATCCTACGAGAAGTAGTATAGCTGAAAGCGATGAATTTTTAGATAATCCTATACTTCAAAGATATGGTAAAGAAAAGATGGCTGAAATAGTTGCAGCTCTTAATGAAGTTGAAAGATTTGAGTTTATAGATGGTAAAGTTCTTACTGATATGAGTAAACTCGATGCAAATTTTGTTATAGGAAAGGCTATAAATTATATGTTCGCAAATGATTGGAGTCCTCAACAGACAGCAGCATGGGCTCAAACTGAAGCAAAAAGAGTTTTAGGTAAATAA
- a CDS encoding glycosyltransferase family 4 protein, giving the protein MKIGLLHYRVGETDGVSLEMEKWKDVLTKMGNEVFLIGGEIGTKNAIKIPSLSYRNEENMILKSWIFEKNEKSEEEILKKLNELKEKIYEELHIIKNFDILIVNNLFSLAHNIPAALAVYEFSKENKIKVIGHHHDFYWERDYYDNINSQKIKNILIKYFPPKEIKHVVINSIARNNLLSKKNIESKIIPNVFDFSTKEWKKDKYNSKIYSELNIDEKHDIVFLQATRIVKRKGIEMAIDVLSKLNDKIHNYNNKETYNKKIINDKSSIYLILPGLNEESEYFEKLIKYANQKKVKLKFCSKICSDKREKNKFSLWDFYAISDFITYPSLLEGFGNQFLEAVFAKKPILIYEYPVYEKDISKINFNIVSLGNNAYIKDSLYTVSEEKYETAAEKILKIIFSENINEISNNNFKLGKKYYSYSRLEKDLRNLIN; this is encoded by the coding sequence ATGAAAATAGGATTACTTCATTATAGAGTCGGAGAAACAGATGGAGTATCACTCGAAATGGAAAAATGGAAAGATGTTTTAACAAAAATGGGAAATGAAGTTTTTTTAATTGGAGGAGAAATTGGAACAAAAAATGCAATAAAAATCCCTTCATTATCTTATAGAAATGAAGAAAATATGATTTTAAAATCATGGATATTTGAAAAAAATGAAAAATCAGAAGAAGAAATTTTGAAAAAATTAAACGAACTCAAAGAAAAAATATATGAAGAACTTCATATTATTAAAAATTTTGATATATTAATTGTTAATAATCTTTTTTCACTTGCTCATAATATACCTGCAGCACTTGCTGTTTATGAATTTTCTAAAGAAAATAAAATAAAGGTTATAGGTCATCATCATGATTTTTATTGGGAAAGAGATTATTATGATAATATAAATAGTCAAAAAATAAAAAATATACTAATAAAATACTTTCCACCTAAAGAAATAAAACATGTAGTTATAAATTCAATTGCAAGAAATAATCTTTTAAGTAAAAAAAACATTGAATCTAAAATAATACCAAATGTATTTGATTTTTCAACAAAAGAATGGAAAAAAGATAAATATAATTCAAAAATATATAGTGAATTAAATATTGATGAAAAACATGATATAGTATTTTTACAGGCTACAAGAATTGTAAAAAGGAAAGGTATAGAAATGGCGATAGATGTACTTTCAAAACTTAATGATAAAATTCATAATTACAATAATAAAGAAACATATAATAAAAAAATAATAAATGATAAAAGTTCTATATATTTAATTTTACCTGGACTTAATGAAGAATCTGAATATTTTGAAAAATTAATAAAATATGCAAATCAAAAAAAAGTTAAACTCAAATTCTGTTCTAAAATATGTTCAGATAAAAGAGAAAAAAATAAATTTTCTTTATGGGATTTTTATGCTATATCTGATTTTATTACCTATCCAAGTTTGCTGGAAGGTTTTGGTAATCAATTTCTTGAAGCTGTTTTTGCAAAGAAGCCTATATTAATATATGAATATCCTGTTTATGAAAAAGATATATCAAAAATAAATTTTAATATAGTAAGTCTTGGTAATAATGCTTATATAAAGGATAGCTTATATACTGTTAGCGAAGAAAAATACGAAACTGCCGCTGAAAAAATATTAAAAATTATTTTTTCAGAAAATATAAATGAAATTTCAAACAATAATTTTAAATTGGGTAAGAAATATTATTCTTATTCAAGATTGGAAAAAGATCTTAGAAATTTAATAAATTAA
- a CDS encoding MerR family transcriptional regulator, with the protein MIYTVGEIAKQMGVSASTLRYYDKEGLLPFVERSKGGIRMFKDEDLPWLNIIECLKKTGMSIKDIKVFIDYSMEGDSKIDERLDIISSQRNIVDNKIKEFQDMLDMLNYKTWFYETSKKAGTCAIHKDDTDNLDNIPKKFHKFIVKK; encoded by the coding sequence ATGATTTATACAGTAGGCGAAATTGCAAAACAAATGGGAGTTTCAGCTTCTACGTTAAGATATTATGACAAAGAAGGTTTATTACCTTTTGTAGAACGTTCAAAAGGTGGTATTAGAATGTTTAAAGATGAAGATTTACCTTGGTTAAATATTATAGAGTGTTTGAAAAAAACTGGTATGTCTATTAAAGATATTAAGGTTTTTATAGATTATTCTATGGAAGGTGATTCTAAAATTGATGAAAGATTAGATATTATAAGTTCACAGCGTAATATTGTAGATAATAAAATAAAAGAATTTCAAGATATGCTAGATATGTTGAATTATAAGACTTGGTTTTATGAAACATCTAAAAAAGCAGGAACATGTGCTATACATAAGGATGATACAGATAATTTAGATAATATACCAAAAAAATTTCATAAATTCATTGTAAAAAAATAA
- a CDS encoding carboxymuconolactone decarboxylase family protein: MKKQTAGRDALGEFAPKFAQLNDDVLFGEIWSREEELSLKERSIITVTALITKGIFDNSLKYHIMNAKNNGVSKEEMVEILTHLAFYVGWPNAWAGFSLAKEVYK, from the coding sequence ATGAAAAAACAAACAGCTGGCAGAGATGCTTTAGGAGAATTTGCACCAAAATTTGCACAATTAAACGATGATGTTTTATTTGGAGAAATTTGGTCACGCGAGGAAGAATTATCTTTAAAAGAACGTAGTATTATTACTGTTACAGCATTAATAACAAAAGGAATATTTGACAATTCATTAAAATATCATATTATGAATGCTAAAAATAATGGAGTAAGCAAAGAAGAAATGGTTGAAATATTAACTCATTTAGCTTTTTATGTAGGGTGGCCAAATGCTTGGGCTGGATTTTCTTTAGCAAAAGAAGTTTATAAATAA
- a CDS encoding iron-containing alcohol dehydrogenase: MNFDFTYENPTTIHFGKNAMNNLEIELSKYGDNILLAYGRNSIKKIGLYDQIITICKKLNKNVYELSGIMPNPTYEKVQEGSKLVVENKVDLILAVGGGSVIDCAKAISVSAYCEGDAWTKYWLQFEPVNNKIVPVGSVLTMVGTGSEMNGGSVITNEQMKLKIGRVYPFNVNPKFSILNPEYTYSVSKYQMVSGIFDMMSHLMEAYFAGNDDSVSNYIIEGILRSVIVNARKAVENQEDYEARSNLMWSASLAMNPIVGLSKAQDWEVHMIEHQLGAYTDCAHGMGLAAISLPYYRYIYKYGLDKFVRFAKVVWGIEEKDKTKEEIALAGIDELERFTKECGIITSLKDLGATQEMLPLIAESTIVLNGGYKELTKEEILNILKEAY; the protein is encoded by the coding sequence ATGAATTTTGATTTTACATATGAAAATCCAACAACTATACATTTTGGAAAAAATGCGATGAATAATTTAGAAATAGAGTTATCAAAATATGGAGATAATATACTTTTAGCTTACGGTAGAAATTCAATAAAAAAAATAGGATTATATGATCAAATTATTACTATTTGTAAAAAACTTAATAAAAATGTTTATGAACTTTCTGGAATTATGCCAAATCCAACATATGAAAAAGTACAAGAAGGATCTAAATTAGTAGTTGAAAACAAAGTAGACTTAATACTCGCAGTAGGAGGTGGTTCTGTTATAGATTGTGCTAAGGCTATATCTGTATCAGCTTATTGTGAAGGAGATGCTTGGACAAAATACTGGTTACAATTTGAACCTGTTAATAATAAAATAGTTCCAGTTGGATCTGTACTTACCATGGTTGGAACAGGATCTGAAATGAATGGTGGTTCAGTAATTACTAATGAACAAATGAAATTAAAAATAGGAAGAGTATATCCATTTAATGTAAACCCTAAATTTTCTATATTAAATCCTGAATATACTTATTCTGTATCAAAATATCAAATGGTAAGTGGAATTTTTGATATGATGTCACATTTAATGGAAGCATACTTTGCAGGAAATGATGACAGTGTATCAAATTATATAATTGAGGGTATATTACGTTCAGTAATAGTTAATGCAAGAAAAGCTGTTGAAAATCAAGAAGATTATGAAGCTAGAAGTAATCTTATGTGGAGTGCTTCGCTTGCTATGAATCCAATTGTAGGACTAAGTAAAGCTCAAGACTGGGAAGTTCATATGATAGAACATCAACTTGGTGCTTATACAGATTGTGCGCATGGAATGGGACTTGCTGCTATTTCATTACCTTATTATAGATATATTTATAAATATGGTTTAGATAAATTTGTTCGTTTTGCAAAAGTAGTATGGGGAATTGAAGAAAAAGATAAAACAAAAGAAGAAATAGCTTTAGCAGGTATAGATGAATTAGAAAGATTTACTAAAGAATGTGGAATCATAACTTCTTTAAAAGATTTAGGAGCTACACAAGAAATGTTACCATTAATAGCTGAATCTACAATAGTACTAAATGGGGGATATAAAGAATTAACAAAAGAAGAAATATTAAATATCCTTAAAGAAGCTTATTGA
- a CDS encoding SUMF1/EgtB/PvdO family nonheme iron enzyme, producing MQIHEIGGKLPNELGLYDMSGNVWEWCYGGIQITTNQIR from the coding sequence ATTCAAATTCATGAAATAGGGGGAAAATTACCCAATGAGTTAGGATTATATGATATGAGTGGAAACGTTTGGGAATGGTGTTATGGTGGTATACAGATTACAACAAATCAAATCAGATAG
- a CDS encoding SUMF1/EgtB/PvdO family nonheme iron enzyme translates to MVLWWYTDYNKSNQIDPLQHSSRKYRVVRGGSWFVNSHNVRIFNRYNNLPTATVSDVGFRLVKTLVKNKEKYKY, encoded by the coding sequence ATGGTGTTATGGTGGTATACAGATTACAACAAATCAAATCAGATAGATCCATTGCAACATAGTTCAAGAAAGTATCGTGTTGTACGTGGTGGAAGTTGGTTTGTAAATTCTCATAACGTTCGTATTTTTAACAGATATAATAACCTTCCCACTGCTACTGTGAGTGATGTAGGATTTCGATTGGTTAAAACATTGGTGAAAAATAAAGAAAAGTATAAATATTAA